DNA sequence from the Deinococcus humi genome:
CCACTGCTGTTGACCGCGCTGGGCGGGCTGTTCAGCGAGCGCAGCGGCGTGGTGAACATCGCGCTGGATGGGCTGATTATCTTCGGAGCACTGGGAGGGGCAGTCACGACCCTGCTGCTGCAACCCACGCTGGGAGCCGCCGCACCATGGGCTGGCTGGCTGGGCGGGGCGCTGGTCGGCGGGCTGATCGCGTGGGTTCACGCCGTTATCAGCATCAAGTACCGTGCCGATCAGGTCATCAGCGGCACGGCCATCAATCTGCTGGCCACTGGGGTGCCGCCCGTGATCCTGACCGCGCTGTACAACAGCTCTACCGAGAGCCCCAAGGTCGCCAACGCGCTGCCCCTGTGGGGCGTGGGCGAACTCCGCTTCTCCCCCCCGGTGTACTTCGCTTTCCTGGCGGTGGCGATGACCTGGTACGTGCTGTACCGCACGCCCTTCGGCCTGCGTCTGCGCGCCACCGGGGAGCAGCCTGGCGCGGCGGCCAGCATGGGCATCAACGTGCGGCGCATGCGCTACACCGCCGTGATCCTGTCCGGCGTGCTGGCCGGGACCGCAGGGGTGTTTCTGAGCATCGGCAACCTGGACTCCTACGTCCGCAACATCAGTGCGGGGGGCGGCTTCATCGCGCTGGCCGCGCTGATCTTCGGGCAGTGGAAACCGCTGGGTGTGCTGGGCGCCACCGTGCTGTTCGGCTTCCTGCAGGCGCTGTCTATCGCGCTGGGCGGGGGCGACCTGCTGCCGCCGACACTGGTGCAGGCCCTGCCGTACCTGATCACCATTCTGGCGCTGATCTTCACCGGACGCAGCCGCGCGCCCAAAGCGCTGGGCAGGCCGTATGACGGATGATGGACGGCGTGGACGCTGTGCCGGTGTCCACACGCCCAGGGGTGTGGGAGGTTAGGACCAGCATGACGTTCGGCGCGGCCCTGCGCAGCGCGCGGGAGGCACAGGGCCTGACCCTGCGCGAGCTGGCCCAGACCACTGCCATTCGCCGCGACTACCTGCAGGCGTTGGAAGATGGTCAGCTCGGCGGCTTGCCCGAATCCACCTTCGCCCGCGCCTACCTGCGCACTTACGCCCGCGAACTGGGACTGGACCCCGCACCGCTGCTGGCCGACTTTGACCGCCTGATCCGGCCCCCCGCACCTGAACCGGAGGTCACGGCACCCCCGCAGCCAGCCCAGGAGGACGTTGCCACGCTGGGGCCAGTCCGGATTGCCCTGATTGCCGTCCTGCTGGTCCTGCTGCTGGCCGTGGGCGCGTTGCTGATCCGCCGCTCAGCCCCAGCGGCGCTCACGCCTAACGCTCCCACCACCCAGACCACCCCACCAGTCCAGCCTCAGACGCCCCAGTCCTCAGCACTGCCACCTGCCGTTCCCAAGCCAGTCGCCCCGCAGGGTACCGTGCACCTGAACGTCAAGAGCGTGCCGGACGGTGCGATGGTGTACCTCGACAACCGCAACCTGGGCCGGACCCCGGTGCAGTCTTTCCCGGTGGACCCACGCAGCCGGGCGGAGTTGCGCGTGGAGGCAGCGGGGCGCACCCCCCTGAAGCAGACCATTGACCTGGGCCAGAGCCGCAACCTGCGCGCCACGTTGCCGCCGATTGGGGGCGAGACCAGTGTCCTGACAGACCTGAACACCGGGGTCCAGACGCTGACGCCGCTGCCCCCAGCCCCTCCACCAACCACGTCCGCCCCTGCTGGCGCTGGCGGGGTGGCCGTCCGCTACGTGGGCCAGTCCTGGGCCCGCGTGACCGACCGGGGAGGCCGCGTGCTGTACGAAGGCGTCCCGGCGAAGGGAAGCGTCCAGAATTACCCGGCGGGCGTGAGCATCCGCGCCGGCAACGCGGGGGCGGTGCGGGTGACTGTGGGAAGCGGCCCCGAGCAGGCCATGGGCGAGGCTGGACAGGTGCTGACCCGGCAGTACTAGGTCAGGCACAGCGCACCCCTCTTGAAGCCGCGCCGCCGTCTGGCAGCGCCGCCCCGCGAGTCTCCATAATTTTCTGCGTGCAGGAGGGCCTTTTCTCCCACTAGCAGAGAAGTGTCTTTGCGGCGTACACTACGAGATCATGACCGGACGGCGGCCCCCTCTCGGCAGGGTGGAGGCCTCCGCGGCATCCGGGGAGGTGAGGACACATTGGGAACCAAGGAGGACGTTCGTTCGCGGCTGAACATCGCGGAAGTCGTCGGTGAATACGTGCGCCTCACCCCCGCCGGGAAGGGCAGGATGAAGGGGCTGTGTCCGTTCCACAACGAGAAGAGCCCCAGTTTTCAGGTGGACACCGAGCAGGGCTACTTCTACTGCTTTGGCTGCAAGGCAGGCGGCGACGTGTTCAGCTTCGTGCAGCGCAGCGAGAACCTGAGCTTCGGCGACGCCCTGCGTAAACTGGCCGAGCGGGTGGGCATTCAGGTGGAGGCCAAGTACGGGGAGCGCAGCAACCGCGATCTGTACGACGTGAACGCCTTCGCCCTGGCATATTTCCGCGAACACCTGCCAGGGCCGGCACTGGACTATCTCCGGCGCCGCGGGTTGACCGACGAAACCATCGCCGCCTTCGAGCTGGGCTACGCTCCCGACAGCTGGGACGGCCTGCTGAAGCACGCGCGCACCAAGGGCCTGAGCGAGCGGCAGCTGCTGGAGGCGGGCCTGCTGACCGAGAACGCCGAGAATGGACGCGTCTATGACCGCTTCCGGGGCCGCGTCATGTTCCCGATCCGCGATCACCTGGGTCGGCTGGTCGGTTTCGGCGGGCGCGTGCTGGACGACAGCAAGCCCAAGTACCTGAACACCCCCGAGACCGACGCCTTCCACAAGGGCGAGGTGCTGTACGGGCTGGACAAGGCGCGCAGCGGGCTGGGCAAGGCGGAGAATGGGGACGCCGAACTGATCGTGGTGGAAGGGTACATGGACGTGATCACCATGCAGCAGCACGGCTTTACCGGGGCCGTCGCCAGCCTGGGCACCGCCCTGACCGCCGAGCACGCCACGCTGCTGGAGCGGCTGGGCACGCGCAGCATCTCGCTGATGTTCGACCGCGACGAGGCCGGGCTGAAGGCCATGCTCAAGGGGCTCGATCAGGTGCTGGGCGCGAAGTTCCGGGTGCGGGCCACCTCGGTGCCCAGCGGCAAGGACCCGGCCGACGCGCTGCTGGCCGGGGACGAAGCGGGCATTCGCCAGGCCCTGGCCCAGGGCGTGGATGAGGTGCAGTACCGCGTGCAGGCCGCCATCGAGACGCACGGCACCGCCACAGCGGAGGGCAAGAGGCGCATTCTGATGGAACTGCTGCCGCGCATGCAGAACCTTGATCCCCTGGACGAGATCGCCGAGGGCGTGCGCGCAGCGGCCTGCGAGACGCTGGGCATCAAACCCGAGGCGCTGCTGGAGTGGATCGGCTCGAAGGCCAAACGGCGCACCCTGACTGACACCCACCTCGCGGGGATGAGCGCCGGGCGCGGTGAGGAGGAAAACGAGCTGAAGCTGCTGCGGCAACTGCTGATCGATCCCAGCCTGCTGGCCAAGCTGGACGGCAGTACGCCCTGGCGCAACGAATCGGTGCGCAAGGTGATGCTGGCCGTGCAGGGGGCCGTCAGCTCCGAAGCGATTCTGGACGTGTTCCGCGGCCAGCCCGAGGAGCAGCTGCTGATCCGCCTCCTGTTCGAGGGCCGCGATTCCGGCGGCCTGTCGCGCGCCACCAACGAGCAGTACGATCAGAAAGTCAACGCCTACGCCGCCGCCGCCGTGGACGACATTCAGGCCACCCTGAGCATTGACGCCATGCGCGCCGAGATCGGCCTGTTGAAAAAACAGGTGGCTGAGGCTGCCCCCGCGGAGCAACTGGGCCTCCTGAAGCAGATTCAGGAATTGCAGCGCGCCGTGGAAGCCGAGAAGCGGGGACGGCGCGGCATCGCGTAGCACGCCAGCAGCGGGACCTCTGACGACTGAAAAGAGGAGCGGTGCCCTCTCCGTCCATGGGGCGAGAGCCGACTCAATTGACCTTGATCGTCACCAGCTGATCCGCTCCCGCCTCGCATACCACCCCGGTACCTGGCTCCAAAAAAATCCCCTCCCGGGCCTGGGAGGGGAATGACAGCTGGTCTGGGCTTACTTGCGGTCCTGAATCTGCACGTAATGCGCATCCTTCTCGCCGGTGTAGACGCTGCTGGGACGCAGGAGGCTGTTGTCCTGGCTGTACTCGATCACGCTGGCGCACCAACCGCTGATGCGCGCCAGAGCGAAGATCGGGGTGAAGAACTCCTTCTTGATGCCCAGGTCGCTGTACACCGTGCCGCTGTAGAAATCCACGTTGGGATAGATGCCCTTGTCGCCCAGGCGGTCCACCACCGTCTTCTCGATGGTTTCGAGGATCTGGTAGTAGTTGCTCTTGCCTTCCTTGTTCGCCACATGCTCGGCGTAGTCGCGCAGCACGCGGCTGCGGGGATCGAAGTTCTTGTAGACGCGGTGGCCCACGCCCATGATCTTTTCCTTGCTGTCCAGCTTCTTGCTGATGTAATCCGCGGCCCGGTCAGGGGTCCCCACTTCATCCAGCATGTCCATGACGGCCTCGTTCGCGCCGCCGTGCAGCGGCCCCTTGAGCGCGCCGATAGCGGAAGTGATGCACGAGTACATGTCGCTGAGGGTGCTGGAGGTGGCAATTGCCGTGAAGGTGCTGGCGTTCATGGCATGATCGACGTGCAGCACGAGGGCAATGTCAAACAGGCGTGACTGCTCGGCGGTGGGCTCCTGGCCGGTCAGCATGTAGAGGAAGTTGCCCGCGTGGGTCAGGTCCATGCGCGGCGCGACCATGTCGTGCCCTTCCTGCGTGCGGCTGATGGCGGCGATGATCGTGCTGAACTGCGCGATCATGCGGACCGTGATGGCGCGGCGGGCCTCCGGGGTGATGTCCTCGGACTGCGGATCAAGCAGTCCCAGGTAGGACACGGCGGTGCGCAGCGCCTGCATGGGGTTGATCCCGCGCGGCATGTCGTGGATGACCTGCTGCAGTTGCTGCGGAATGGCGCGGTTTTCCTTGAGGTGCGCGTCGAATGCGGCCAGCTCGCTCGCCGTGGGGAGCTTGCCTTCAAGCAGGGCGAGCGACAGTTCCTCGAAGGTGCTGTTCTCGGCCCACTCCTGAATCGGAATGCCCAGGTGAAGCAGGATGCCCTCTTCGCCGTTGATGAAGGTCAGCTTGCTCTCGGTGAATTTAACGCCTGCCAGGCCCTTGGCGATTTCAGTCATGATGCCCGAGGATAGCACCGCCGCCTGATACGGTCAGAGTCGCGTCAGTTCCCGAATGGGTGACAACCTTCATGTCAGCCCTACAATGTCCGGCGATGACCGCTTCTCCCCAAGTTGTTCTGGCCCTGGATACGGCCACCCCCTGGCTGACCCTGGGCCTGCGCTGGGGAGGGGGTGAGGTGACCTTTTCCAGAGAGGTCGGGCGGGCGCACGCCGAGGAATTGCCCGCCGCCACACGTCAGCTGTTCGGGGAGGCGGACCTTCCGTTTCGTGCTGACCTGATCATCGTCGGCACCGGCCCCGGTTCATATACCGGCGTGCGCGTGGGCGCGAGCTATGCGCTGGGACTGGGACGCGTGTGGAGCGCTCCGGTGCGCGGTGTCGTCACGCTGGAAGGATTGGTTCGCGGCGACGGCCCGCAGGCCGTATCGCTGGACGCCCGCAAGGGCAACGTCTACGGCGCGGTCTATGAGGTCAGGCGCGGCGCAGTGGAGGGGGTGCGCCACGCTGCTCAGAAATTCAGCGCGGAAGAGTTCGGGGCGCTGATTGACCCACTACCCTGGCATCAGGACGATGCGCCGGACGGTCTGGCATTGCTCGAAGCGGGGCTGAGGCACGGGACAGAGGACTGGGCGCTGGCCTATCTGTAACCACTGACCAGGGACTCACTCAGGGTCCACAGCCGCGCGGCACTCCCGGAATCGCGGGTATAGGGTTTGTGACCGAACATAGGGTCCGGGTTCTGGGGGTCCAGCGGCGTACTCTCCTGAAGGTCCTCAAGGAACAGCCCGCCCACCCCTTGCAGTTGCGGCGAGGTGGCAGCCCAGACCGTGGTAGACGCCCCCTCCTCCGTGGTCTTGAACACCGGGTTCAACTCGCCCGCCTCGTTCTGCCAGCCCATCGCGCGTTGTTCTTCTAGCGGTACAAACTTCTGCAATCCGGTCATGATGCCGCCGGGATGAACGGCGTTGGCCGTGACGCCCCGTGCCCCGTACTGCTGCGTCAGGCCTACGGCGAACAGGGCATTGGCGGTCTTGCTCTGACCGTAGGCCTCCCAGCGGTCATAGGGCCGGCTTTCAAATTGAATGTCGTCCCAGACGATGTCGCTGCGGCGGTGGCCGCTGCTGGTCAGGGCCACCACGCGGGCCGGCGCGGCGGCCAGCAGCGCGGGCATCAGCAGGTCGGTCAGCAGAAAATGGCCCAGGTGATTGGTGCCGAATTGCAACTCGAAGCCCTCGGGCGTCCGGCCCTTTGGGGTGGCCATGATGCCCGCGTTGTTGATCAGGATGTGGATCGCGGGCGCTGCCGCCAGAATCCGCCCTGCGCCCTCACGCACCTGGGCCAGTGAGCCAAGGTCCAGCTCGATCACCTGAACCTTATGGTTGCCAGTGGAGCTGCTCAGTTCAGCGGCTACTTTCTCCCCCTTGGCGGGATCACGCACGGCCAGGATCATAGACGCCCCTGCCCATAGCAGGGCACGGGCCGTCTCGACGCCAATGCCCGAAGAAGCCCCGGTGATAACAGCGGTCTTACCCCCCAGGTCAATCCCTTGAATGACTTCGAGGGCGGTGGCGCGCGGCGCAAGCGGACTGGCGATCGTGGTCATGCGGCTGAGCTTACGCCTTGAAGTGCGCGCAAAAGCAAGCGGTCAGCCCCCGCGCTGGAGGGTGACCGCTTGCCTTGACGCATCGAGCTCAGCTCGTCGGCTGGCTGATGCCTTGTAGGGCCGTCTCGTCTGCACCAGTCCGCGCCCGCACGGCCAGATCGCCCAGGCTGACGATGCCCACCACCTGGCTGCCCTGGGTAACGGGCAGGCGGCGCAACTGACGGTGGGACATCTCGCGCGCCGCTTCCTCCACCTGCGTGTCGGCGGTCATGGTGAACACGTCGCCGGTGGCATAGTCGCTGGCAGGGGTGCCGAAATCGTGCCCGTAGGCTACGGCGCGCACCACGATGTCGCGGTCCGTGAGGATCCCGGTCAAGGTGTCACCGTCCATGACCAGCACATTGCCGATGCCCTGTTCCTTCATGAGCGTGGCGACTTCCTTGAGGGTGGCGCGAGGGTCCACCACGGTCAGGTCCGGAGTCATGATGTCTTTCAAGGTGGCCATGCGATCACCTTAACCCGCAAGCGTAGGGGGGCAGTGGGGAGGCGCTAAAGAAACGAGAAAGGGAGAGGCGCAGTTGTCCTCTCCCCCACCTTTACGGCAGTTCCGTTTAGCGCATCAGCCAGTCAAAGGCCGTCTTGACCAGCGTGTTGCGGCTGCTGGCGGTCAGCCCTTCCAGACCGAAACCTATGTTGACGGTGCGGTAGCGGCCCGCGTCATTGGCGACGATGGCCCCGGCATTCTCACCGGCGCTCTGGGCGCTGACCCGTCCGCCGCGCGTGGGCTGGCTGGCCTGCTGGCCGCTGTTGCCGAAGATCTGGCCCAGCGCGGTGCCAATGATCTTGCCGGCAAGTTCCTCAACCAGCCCGCGCGGATCCTGCTGCTTCTGGGATGCGCGGCCCCGGTTGGGATCAGCCTTGATGCTCTGGGCATTGATGGTTCCGGCGTTGGCGTTGGCAGTGCCCCACGAGGCGACGGTGGCACTGCCACCCAGGTCGGCGATCACGTCGGGGTAAACCTGATTCTGGGCGCTGCCGGCCGCGTTCAGGGTATAGGCGGTATTGCCGAATGCTCCACTGGTCACGAGCTTGGGGGTGCCGCTACTGTCGGCCACCAGACGGGATTTGAGGATGGTGCGGTAGAAGTCGCCCTCGCCAATGTCGTAACCGATGTCCTGACCGGTCACCAGGAGCCGACCACCCCCGGCCAGGTACTGGCGCAGGGTGTTCTGGTCAGCGGGGGTAATGGTGTTCTGGTACTGCTCACCGCTGGCCCAGACCACAATATCTGCCTTCTGCATCTCGCTCAGGGGCACCGCACCCTGTGACTGCACGTTCCAGACAAAGGCTCCGCCGCTGAGGGCATTGGACTTGAGAGCGTCACGCAGCGCGTTCGTCACGTCCGCCCCCTGGCCCATGTCGTCATCGACCAGCAGCACGCGGGGCTTGTCTGCGCTGGGGGCTGGCGTGGGCTTGGGTGCCGGAGTGGGTGCGGGCGCCGGGTTCGAGGCGCCGGGGACCGGCTTGATAAAGCAGCCCTTGAACTTGCCGGGAGCGGGATCACGGCCCCACTCGGCCACCGTGCAGTTGAAGCCGTCGGTGCCGGTGCCGGTCAGGTACTGGCCCTCGGTCCCGAATGCAGCCAGGCGCTGTCCGCTGAAGTTGCACTTCTGGCCTTCCAGTGCGCACAGCTCATAGCCCGCCGGGCCGGTAGGCGTCTTGTTGGTGGGAGGAGGGGTTGGAGTGGGAGCAGGCGTCGGTTTGGGCGTGGAGACTGGGGGAGGAGTGGGCGTCGGCGTAGGAGCAGGAGTCGGCTTGGGTGCGGGCGTCGGGGTAGGGGTGGGCGCAGGAGTTGGAGTAGGGGTGGGTGTTGGTGTCGGAGTTGGGGTGGGCGCTGGCGCGGGAGCGGGCGTCGGCTTGGGGGCCGGGGCAGGAGCGCTCACATTGACACCCAGCTTGCCCAACGCTCCAGGCAGGCTGATCAGGCCGAAGCCGACGTTGTTGTTCTTGGACCCGGCATTGCTGGCGCTGGTGTACAGCGCGTTCTTGATGGCGTCCACAGTGCTGCCCGGCTTGGCCGAGAGCATCACGGCCACCGCGCCCGCCGTGATGGGGCTGGCCTGCGAGCTGCCGCTCTTGGCCCCGTACTTGTCCCCAGGAATGGAGCTGGTGATGTCCACCCCCGGCGCGGCGATGTCGGGTTTGACGAAGACCCCGTTGATCCTGCCGGTCCAGGCCACCGGCCCACGGCTGCTGAAGGACGCCACGTTGCCGTTCTGGTCCACCGCGCCCACCCCAATCGCGTCGGGCAGGTTGCCGGGGCTGCCGGTGCTGCTGGAGGCTGGACCGAAGTTGCCGATGGCGAACACCGGGACCACGTTCGCCTTGAGCATGTTCTCGAGCGGCACGATGAACTCGTCGTAGGTGCCGGGAATGCCCAGGCTCATGTTCACCACGTCCGCGCCGTCGTCGGTGTCGGCGTTGTTGTCAGGGTCCAGCACGTACTGCATCCCGGCGATCACCTCGGCGAAGGTGCCTTCGTTGTTGGGCAGGACCAGCGCGCTGATGATCCTGGCACTGGGTGCCACCCCCACCGTATCGCCTACCAGAAGACCCGCGGTGTGGGTCCCGTGGTCTGCACTGTCGTGCGGCTGGCTGTTGATGCGGTTGCCCTCAGCATCAAACTCGGCGAAAGCGGCGATCTTCCCTTTCAACTGTGGGTGGTTGGGATCAATGCCGCTGTCGAGGTGACCGATCTTGATGCCCTGGCCCTTGAACCCGGCGGCCCAGGCCTGGGGCGCGCCGATCTTGGCGAGGTGCCACGGCTCTCCGGCGGCGGCGGCCGATGCACTCAGGGCCACCGCCCTCTGCGGCTTGGGAATCTGCACCTTGAAGTTCTCGAACACGTCGGTCACAAAGGGCAACGCGGACAGGGCGCGGGCCTGCACCGGAGTCAGTGGCAGGAAGATGCTCTGATCGAGCCACAGTGAGGTGGCCTGACCGCTTTTGATCGCGCTGGCCAGAAAGCCCGCCGCCGAACCGAGCTGGTTGAGGCGCCCGTTGAGTTGCGAACGCAGGTTCTTGAGCTGGGCACGACCACGCGCGTCATTGCCGAACTGAAAGCGCACGATCACACCCACCTTGGTCTGGTCGCCACGCTTGGCCCGTTCCAGCAGGGTCGGCGACAGGCCTGCCGCGCCCGCCGAGGAGAGGGACGCGCCGCCCAGCAGCAGGGCCGCACCCAGCATCAGGCTCTTTTTCTTCAGAGGCATCTTCATGGGAATCAGCGTATCCGTCCGCCCATGACGGCCCCTGAACAAGGCGTGAGGAATCCTTAAAGTGCCGTCAGGGCCGCGTCAGTCTGGTACAGAGACCCGCGAGGACGTCCGGGAGCGCCCTGTCCCGCCGTCCGGCGTTCCCGCGCTCCCGTTTTTCCGACCTTGGCCCTTTGCTGAGACAGTGGTGGGGCTCTCAGCGGTCGTAACCGATGATGATCTCACCCTCGGTCAAGCGGCGGTTGATCATGCTGGTGCGGCTGTAATTGAGGATAATCAGGCCGCTTTCCAGTTCCAGCAGATTTAGCGTCGCCCGGACTCCGTTCCCAGCAGTGGCGTCGCTGCCCAGCAGCTTCCACTGGAAACCGTTTCTGACGGGCAGCACCCGGTCGGGGGCGGTGCTGGGCACGACCAGGGTCGGCAGGGCGCTGTACCCCTCGGGACCACGCAGTTCACCTGTCCGCAGATTGATGCTCAGTCCATCGAGCACGTTGTTGAGACCAGGAGTGTTGCCGAACTGCACCCGGCTGGAATCCCGGGTCAGCGCCAGCCTCACGTTCTTGCTGGTGGACACCAGCACCTCCTGAAAGACCAGATAGCGCCGGTAATCCTCCTCGGAGATGCCCAACCGGGGATCGTACGGCGCGCGCACGCCCTTGCTGGCGCTGACGATCACCTGGTATAGCGCCTCGGGGCTGCCGCCCACCCGCTCCACGCGCATGCGCAGGTCCACCGTGGACAGGCTGGGGCGCTTTTCCATGACCGTTACAGTCTGGCCCTGAAGCGGTAACAGCGCCGAAAGCCGCGAAAGCCCCACCCCGGTGAGCGGCGGCGCGGCGTCAGTTTTAACCGCCGTCCCCAGGGACGCCAGCAGCAGGACAGATGGGAGTAAACGCGCCGCTTTCATGCCAGGCTTGAGCATAGGGTGGGCGGGTGAGAACTCCTGTGTGGAACGCTCACCCGGGCATCAGCCAGGGCCGTCCCGGAACGACGCCAGCGCCCCGGCGTCCCCACCAAAAAAGGGTGAGGCGAGACCGCGGCCTCGCCTCACCCTTCAGCGCTCTGGCTTACGCCTTGCCGACGCTGCCCAGCACGCCCATCTTGTGCTCGATCACCTGTGACATCACGTCTCTGGCACGGCCAAAAATCTTGCGCGGATCGAATTCTTTCGGTGTGGCTTGCAAGACCTCGCGGATCCCCACGGTGCTCGCCAGACGCAGATCGGTGTCCACATTGACCTTGGCGATGCCGAACTGCGTAGCGCGCTGCAGGTCCTCGTCGGCGATCCCTGCCGCGTCGCCGATCTCGCCGCCCGCCGCGCGGAAACGCTCGATGATGTCTTGGGGAACGCCACTGGAGCCGTGCGCCACTAGGGGAATTCCGGTCATGCCGGCGATCTTCTCGATGCGTGCGTGATCAATATACGGGCGGCCCTTGCCCTTGAACGCGCCGTGGCTGGTGCCGATGGCAATCGCCAGAAAGTCGGTGCCGGTCTGCTCGATGAACTGCACCGCTTCCTCGGGATCGGTCAGGAAAGCGTCCTTCTCGTCTACGACGATGTGTTCCTCAATGCCCCCCAGGCGGCCCAGCTCGGACTCCACGCTGATCCCCATGGCGTGGGCGGCCTCCACCACCCGGCGGGTTTCCTTGACGTTGCCTGCAAAGTCGTGGTGCGAGGCGTCGATCATCACGCTGGTAAAGCCCATGCGAATGGCATTCAGGGCAGATTCATAACTGCTGCCGTGATCGAGGTGCAGGGCCACCGGAACTGTTGCGCGGTGGGCCAGATCCTTGACGATGTTCGCCAGATCCTGTCCGCCGTACTTGATGGCTCCCTCGCTCATCTGCACCATCACCGGACTGCGCAGTCGCTCGGCGGTGTGGATGATCGCCTGCGTGATCTCCATATTGTTGGTGTTGAACGAGCCGACGCCGTACTTACCAGCGCGGGCGGGAATCAGAATGTCGTTACCGGTGACGAGCATGGTTGCCTCCTTATAAGCCCCTCTACTGTACCTGGCCTGCTGGAAAAGAGGCCAGGTACGTTTGGACACGCTCAGGGAATAGGGACACGCAGGCGCGGCCCGCCCGGCCCCGGCGTAGCATGAACTCCATGACCCCAGCCCGCCCCGCACCCGATTTCACGGCCCTGCTGTCTGACCGTGCCCGGCGCATGACGGCAAGCGCTATCCGCGAGATCCTCAAGATCACACAGCAGCCAGACGTGATCTCTTTTGCCGGAGGGCTGCCCGCCCCCGAACTGTTCCCGGTAGAGGCCGTCAAGCTGGCCACCGACGCCGTCCTGACGCGATACGGTCCCGCCGCCCTGCAATACAGCACCACCGAGGGCCACCCGCCGCTCAGAGAATGGATCGGGGCGAAGGCCAGAATTCCCGCCGCCAACGTGCAGATCATGACCGGCAGCCAGCAGGCGCTGGATCTGCTGGGGAAAGTCCTGATTTCGGAGGGGGACACGGTGCTGGTGGAGGCTCCCACGTATCTGGGCGCGTTGCAGTCCTTCCAGCCGTATGGCCCACGCTACGTCGAGTTGCCCACCGACGACGGTGGCATCGATGTGGACGCGCTGGAGGAGTTGCTGAAAACCACTTCGGCCAAGCTGCTCTACGCCGTGCCCAACTTTCAGAACCCCACCG
Encoded proteins:
- a CDS encoding ABC transporter permease; translated protein: MDGLFAQLITAAFLATFIRSLVPLLLTALGGLFSERSGVVNIALDGLIIFGALGGAVTTLLLQPTLGAAAPWAGWLGGALVGGLIAWVHAVISIKYRADQVISGTAINLLATGVPPVILTALYNSSTESPKVANALPLWGVGELRFSPPVYFAFLAVAMTWYVLYRTPFGLRLRATGEQPGAAASMGINVRRMRYTAVILSGVLAGTAGVFLSIGNLDSYVRNISAGGGFIALAALIFGQWKPLGVLGATVLFGFLQALSIALGGGDLLPPTLVQALPYLITILALIFTGRSRAPKALGRPYDG
- a CDS encoding helix-turn-helix domain-containing protein is translated as MTFGAALRSAREAQGLTLRELAQTTAIRRDYLQALEDGQLGGLPESTFARAYLRTYARELGLDPAPLLADFDRLIRPPAPEPEVTAPPQPAQEDVATLGPVRIALIAVLLVLLLAVGALLIRRSAPAALTPNAPTTQTTPPVQPQTPQSSALPPAVPKPVAPQGTVHLNVKSVPDGAMVYLDNRNLGRTPVQSFPVDPRSRAELRVEAAGRTPLKQTIDLGQSRNLRATLPPIGGETSVLTDLNTGVQTLTPLPPAPPPTTSAPAGAGGVAVRYVGQSWARVTDRGGRVLYEGVPAKGSVQNYPAGVSIRAGNAGAVRVTVGSGPEQAMGEAGQVLTRQY
- the dnaG gene encoding DNA primase; protein product: MGTKEDVRSRLNIAEVVGEYVRLTPAGKGRMKGLCPFHNEKSPSFQVDTEQGYFYCFGCKAGGDVFSFVQRSENLSFGDALRKLAERVGIQVEAKYGERSNRDLYDVNAFALAYFREHLPGPALDYLRRRGLTDETIAAFELGYAPDSWDGLLKHARTKGLSERQLLEAGLLTENAENGRVYDRFRGRVMFPIRDHLGRLVGFGGRVLDDSKPKYLNTPETDAFHKGEVLYGLDKARSGLGKAENGDAELIVVEGYMDVITMQQHGFTGAVASLGTALTAEHATLLERLGTRSISLMFDRDEAGLKAMLKGLDQVLGAKFRVRATSVPSGKDPADALLAGDEAGIRQALAQGVDEVQYRVQAAIETHGTATAEGKRRILMELLPRMQNLDPLDEIAEGVRAAACETLGIKPEALLEWIGSKAKRRTLTDTHLAGMSAGRGEEENELKLLRQLLIDPSLLAKLDGSTPWRNESVRKVMLAVQGAVSSEAILDVFRGQPEEQLLIRLLFEGRDSGGLSRATNEQYDQKVNAYAAAAVDDIQATLSIDAMRAEIGLLKKQVAEAAPAEQLGLLKQIQELQRAVEAEKRGRRGIA
- a CDS encoding citrate/2-methylcitrate synthase, which encodes MTEIAKGLAGVKFTESKLTFINGEEGILLHLGIPIQEWAENSTFEELSLALLEGKLPTASELAAFDAHLKENRAIPQQLQQVIHDMPRGINPMQALRTAVSYLGLLDPQSEDITPEARRAITVRMIAQFSTIIAAISRTQEGHDMVAPRMDLTHAGNFLYMLTGQEPTAEQSRLFDIALVLHVDHAMNASTFTAIATSSTLSDMYSCITSAIGALKGPLHGGANEAVMDMLDEVGTPDRAADYISKKLDSKEKIMGVGHRVYKNFDPRSRVLRDYAEHVANKEGKSNYYQILETIEKTVVDRLGDKGIYPNVDFYSGTVYSDLGIKKEFFTPIFALARISGWCASVIEYSQDNSLLRPSSVYTGEKDAHYVQIQDRK
- the tsaB gene encoding tRNA (adenosine(37)-N6)-threonylcarbamoyltransferase complex dimerization subunit type 1 TsaB; the protein is MTASPQVVLALDTATPWLTLGLRWGGGEVTFSREVGRAHAEELPAATRQLFGEADLPFRADLIIVGTGPGSYTGVRVGASYALGLGRVWSAPVRGVVTLEGLVRGDGPQAVSLDARKGNVYGAVYEVRRGAVEGVRHAAQKFSAEEFGALIDPLPWHQDDAPDGLALLEAGLRHGTEDWALAYL
- a CDS encoding oxidoreductase produces the protein MTTIASPLAPRATALEVIQGIDLGGKTAVITGASSGIGVETARALLWAGASMILAVRDPAKGEKVAAELSSSTGNHKVQVIELDLGSLAQVREGAGRILAAAPAIHILINNAGIMATPKGRTPEGFELQFGTNHLGHFLLTDLLMPALLAAAPARVVALTSSGHRRSDIVWDDIQFESRPYDRWEAYGQSKTANALFAVGLTQQYGARGVTANAVHPGGIMTGLQKFVPLEEQRAMGWQNEAGELNPVFKTTEEGASTTVWAATSPQLQGVGGLFLEDLQESTPLDPQNPDPMFGHKPYTRDSGSAARLWTLSESLVSGYR
- a CDS encoding CBS domain-containing protein, which produces MATLKDIMTPDLTVVDPRATLKEVATLMKEQGIGNVLVMDGDTLTGILTDRDIVVRAVAYGHDFGTPASDYATGDVFTMTADTQVEEAAREMSHRQLRRLPVTQGSQVVGIVSLGDLAVRARTGADETALQGISQPTS